One Pecten maximus unplaced genomic scaffold, xPecMax1.1, whole genome shotgun sequence genomic window carries:
- the LOC117318984 gene encoding putative nuclease HARBI1, whose amino-acid sequence MFLTHLLRHDLTRKSRRNHALTVQQQVLSTLRFLASGSFLQIVGDTTGLDKSTVSRCVHKVCGKLACYASQAIKWPTTEECQKGKRKCFAIAGFPSIIGAVDGTHIRIQAPHTDEQSYVNRKGYHSINVQGVRDADGKFLAINASWPGCTHDVHIFRTSQVCQHMETHQNLENVLLGDSGYPCRPFLLTPYLNPNCPAQRNYNYAHGRTRSVIERTFGRWKRRFHILHSEIRMQPERVVTLIMACAVLHNIAMSMREPLIDGEEDNAVDEVEGDAAYNGPQDGQAVREHVTRAYFTR is encoded by the exons ATGTTCCTGACCCATCTCCTTAGACATGATTTAACAAGGAAATCTCGCAGGAACCATGCCCTGACTGTTCAGCAGCAGGTGCTGTCAACATTGAGGTTCCTGGCAAGTGGAAGTTTCCTTCAAATTGTTGGAGACACTACAG GTCTGGATAAAAGCACCGTATCCAGGTGCGTCCATAAAGTGTGTGGTAAGTTGGCTTGTTATGCTAGCCAAGCTATAAAGTGGCCCACCACAGAGGAGTGCCAGAAGGGGAAGAGGAAATGTTTCGCCATCGCCGGGTTTCCCTCCATAATAGGAGCAGTGGACGGAACACATATCCGTATACAGGCACCACACACTGACGAGCAATCCTATGTAAACAGGAAGGGCTACCACAGCATCAATGTGCAGGGTGTTCGTGATGCTGACG GAAAATTCTTGGCCATCAATGCCAGTTGGCCAGGGTGCACACATGATGTCCATATTTTCAGAACTTCTCAG GTTTGTCAGCATATGGAAACGCACCAGAATTTGGAAAACGTGCTATTGGGTGATTCTGGCTACCCATGCCGACCATTTCTGTTGACGCCATATTTGAATCCCAATTGTCCTGCACAAAGAAACTATAACTATGCACATGGCAGGACCAGAAGTGTCATCGAAAGGACATTTGGGAGGTGGAAGAGACGCTTCCACATCCTTCACTCGGAG ATACGCATGCAGCCAGAACGGGTCGTCACCCTTATCATGGCATGTGCAGTGCTTCACAACATTGCCATGTCCATGAGGGAGCCACTCATTGATGGGGAGGAAGACAATGCTGTTGATGAGGTAGAGGGTGATGCTGCCTACAATGGACCGCAGGACGGACAAGCTGTTAGAGAACATGTCACCCGTGCATACTTCACCAGGTAG